From one Caldithrix abyssi DSM 13497 genomic stretch:
- a CDS encoding HDOD domain-containing protein, giving the protein MNRIETIPSGEFYVTRKTDVSAQAFLGSCVGLAILDFQSEVGGLYHILLPQPSGTFSVPEPKKYAVTGLPLFLAELEKLGAKRENMKAFLVGGALMGDVSDLDLAFDFGGKTTEIVESFLTENKIELVQEETGGYFGYKMTADFWNFKVDISLTGSNFMQRRKHDVIPQLESIDSVIQKIKPIPQIALKVIRMIHSSDVSMATIGKEIRQDQVLTAKIINLCNSAYFNPKKRIETIDEAVVMLGERRILLLTFSIFTEYYYKDADNGYSLCKGGLFQHALGVAKAAEEIARETRKVEPELGYTAGLLHDIGKIVLDQWVDHFYPMFYRNLYSDKNLTLVDVERKVFNIDHTQAGTKLAKLWELPESLAYTIEFHHQVERYEKYENLLHVINLANLLVSYFKSGLILNKFDEKNLMASVQYLNLDSEHLLKILERIPFNNLHSFSEQLR; this is encoded by the coding sequence ATGAATCGTATAGAAACCATACCATCCGGTGAATTTTATGTAACGCGCAAAACCGACGTAAGCGCTCAGGCCTTTTTAGGCAGTTGCGTGGGGCTTGCCATTCTTGACTTCCAGTCGGAAGTGGGCGGTTTGTATCATATTTTGCTGCCGCAGCCCTCGGGAACTTTCAGTGTGCCCGAGCCCAAAAAGTATGCGGTCACCGGCCTACCGCTCTTTTTGGCCGAGCTGGAAAAATTGGGCGCAAAACGCGAAAATATGAAAGCCTTTCTGGTCGGTGGCGCATTAATGGGCGATGTTTCGGATCTGGACCTGGCCTTCGATTTTGGAGGAAAGACTACCGAGATCGTGGAAAGTTTTTTGACAGAAAATAAAATTGAGTTAGTGCAGGAAGAAACCGGCGGTTATTTCGGCTACAAAATGACAGCAGATTTCTGGAACTTTAAGGTGGATATTAGTTTGACCGGCTCCAACTTTATGCAGCGCCGCAAACACGACGTCATTCCTCAGTTAGAAAGCATCGATTCGGTCATCCAGAAAATTAAGCCCATTCCCCAGATCGCATTAAAAGTAATCCGCATGATTCACTCCTCCGATGTCTCCATGGCAACCATTGGCAAGGAGATTCGGCAGGACCAGGTATTGACGGCTAAAATCATCAATTTGTGCAACTCGGCTTATTTCAATCCAAAAAAACGGATTGAGACCATCGATGAAGCGGTGGTGATGCTGGGCGAGCGCCGCATTCTGTTATTGACCTTTTCGATCTTTACGGAATATTATTACAAAGACGCCGACAATGGCTATTCTTTGTGTAAAGGAGGTTTGTTTCAGCATGCGCTGGGCGTGGCCAAAGCAGCCGAAGAAATCGCGCGGGAAACGCGCAAAGTTGAGCCCGAATTGGGCTATACCGCCGGTCTTTTGCACGACATCGGCAAAATTGTCCTCGATCAATGGGTGGATCATTTCTATCCCATGTTTTACCGCAATCTTTACAGCGATAAAAATCTGACGCTGGTCGATGTGGAGCGCAAGGTGTTTAATATCGACCATACCCAGGCCGGAACCAAACTGGCCAAACTGTGGGAACTACCGGAAAGTCTGGCTTACACCATAGAATTTCACCATCAGGTTGAACGGTATGAAAAATACGAAAACCTGTTGCACGTTATTAACCTGGCCAACTTGCTGGTCAGCTATTTTAAATCCGGCCTGATTTTAAACAAGTTTGACGAAAAAAACCTGATGGCTTCCGTGCAATATCTGAATCTGGATTCTGAGCATTTACTAAAGATTTTAGAGCGCATTCCGTTCAACAATTTACATTCATTTTCAGAACAGCTCCGGTGA
- a CDS encoding sigma-54-dependent transcriptional regulator, whose product MDVQKILVVDDDEHLRMVLQETLESGGYKVKIASSGNEALSILKEEAFDLLITDLMMPGIKGVELVGRAKEIYPNIGAMVITAYGTIDRAVESMQKGAFDFITKPFSISQIESRVKRFFEFQALQKENVVLKKKLERFRLTQKIVGESPVIKEVMDHIAIVANSDATVFIRGESGTGKELVAQAIHDRSDRADKPFRKINCAAVPETLFESTLFGHEKGAFSGAYRQQKGIFEECHEGTILLDEISEIPHSLQAKLLRVLQEMKITRVGSTEEIPVDVRIIATTNRNIDELINSGKFREDLFFRLNVFPITLPPLRDRKEDIPLIIDHFLSTLKDKYHFTEKKISPSLMKQIMEYDWPGNVRQLQHMLERAILFSGKEVTITEKHFKFEEEGRRNSAKGGNGSLEVMPLAEMERKLIFAALKKTNNHRTRAAELLGITVRTLRNKLHEYEEQGLTDEEL is encoded by the coding sequence ATGGACGTTCAGAAGATTCTTGTCGTTGACGACGATGAACATTTGCGCATGGTGTTACAAGAAACGCTGGAATCGGGAGGATATAAGGTAAAAATAGCATCTTCTGGCAACGAAGCGCTTTCTATTTTAAAAGAAGAGGCGTTCGATCTTTTAATCACCGATTTGATGATGCCGGGTATTAAGGGCGTGGAACTGGTAGGCAGGGCCAAGGAAATTTACCCCAACATTGGAGCCATGGTTATTACCGCTTATGGAACGATTGATCGGGCGGTGGAATCTATGCAGAAGGGGGCGTTCGATTTTATTACCAAACCCTTTTCAATCAGTCAAATCGAATCGCGCGTTAAACGTTTTTTTGAATTTCAAGCTCTGCAAAAAGAAAACGTTGTTTTAAAGAAGAAACTGGAAAGATTTCGGCTGACTCAGAAGATTGTGGGGGAAAGTCCGGTTATTAAAGAGGTGATGGATCACATCGCAATTGTGGCCAATAGCGATGCGACGGTATTCATCCGCGGCGAGAGCGGAACTGGTAAAGAACTGGTGGCGCAAGCCATTCATGACCGTTCGGACAGGGCGGATAAACCGTTCCGCAAAATCAACTGTGCGGCTGTGCCGGAAACGCTGTTCGAAAGCACGCTGTTTGGCCACGAAAAAGGCGCATTTAGCGGCGCTTACCGTCAGCAAAAGGGCATTTTCGAAGAATGCCACGAAGGCACCATTCTGCTGGATGAAATCAGCGAAATCCCCCATTCGCTGCAGGCTAAACTGCTGCGCGTGCTTCAGGAAATGAAAATTACGCGCGTAGGCAGCACGGAAGAAATACCCGTTGACGTACGGATCATTGCCACCACCAATCGCAATATTGATGAATTGATCAATTCCGGTAAGTTCAGAGAAGATCTGTTCTTCCGCCTGAATGTCTTTCCCATAACTCTGCCTCCGCTACGGGATAGGAAGGAAGACATCCCACTGATTATTGACCACTTTCTTTCGACATTAAAAGACAAATATCATTTTACCGAAAAAAAGATCTCTCCGTCGTTAATGAAACAAATTATGGAGTACGACTGGCCCGGCAATGTTCGCCAATTACAACACATGCTGGAAAGAGCGATTTTGTTTTCCGGAAAAGAAGTGACCATTACTGAGAAGCATTTTAAATTCGAAGAAGAAGGCCGTAGAAACAGCGCAAAAGGGGGAAACGGTTCGCTGGAAGTTATGCCCCTGGCAGAAATGGAAAGAAAGTTAATCTTCGCCGCGCTGAAAAAAACGAACAATCATCGCACCCGCGCGGCCGAGCTGTTAGGCATTACGGTCAGAACATTGAGAAATAAATTACATGAGTACGAAGAACAGGGATTAACGGACGAGGAATTATGA
- a CDS encoding response regulator produces MFEDKRILFVEDSPTMRRIIANSLKQLGVKEFEEAQNGLDALEKLHEAPFDLLVTDWNMPEMNGKELVEEVRKLPRFKELPIMMITTRGMEEDVLTAIQVGVNAYIIKPFTPEILRKKIMELFNKS; encoded by the coding sequence ATGTTTGAGGACAAACGGATTCTATTTGTTGAAGATTCTCCGACTATGCGCAGAATCATCGCCAATTCTTTAAAGCAACTGGGCGTAAAAGAATTCGAAGAGGCCCAGAACGGCCTGGACGCTCTGGAAAAGTTGCACGAGGCGCCATTCGATCTGTTAGTGACCGACTGGAATATGCCGGAGATGAATGGCAAAGAATTAGTGGAGGAAGTTCGCAAACTGCCGCGGTTTAAAGAACTGCCTATCATGATGATTACCACGCGGGGGATGGAAGAAGATGTGTTGACGGCCATACAGGTAGGCGTTAACGCCTATATCATCAAGCCTTTCACGCCGGAAATTTTGCGAAAAAAAATTATGGAGCTGTTTAATAAGTCCTGA
- the flgC gene encoding flagellar basal body rod protein FlgC, whose product MKTPGIFSAIKWTMSGLNSQVRKMDVIAENIANAERAPDENGKLYQRKMVVEEEGARVRRPEFLNQLALKLRKADKGHLPAMLESDGPLKARPGDPLKLKVVEVKGEKLVYNPGHPRADENGYVRMPNVNIVEEMVDLISSSRAYEANTTVLNAAKRMAKNALNI is encoded by the coding sequence ATGAAAACGCCTGGAATTTTTTCAGCTATCAAATGGACGATGTCTGGCCTGAACAGCCAGGTTAGAAAGATGGATGTGATAGCGGAAAACATCGCCAATGCGGAGCGCGCGCCGGATGAGAACGGCAAGTTGTACCAGCGAAAGATGGTTGTAGAAGAAGAGGGCGCACGCGTGAGGCGACCGGAATTTTTAAATCAACTGGCGCTGAAACTGCGTAAGGCAGATAAAGGGCATCTGCCGGCCATGCTGGAGAGCGACGGCCCGCTTAAAGCCCGTCCTGGCGATCCGTTAAAACTAAAGGTGGTGGAGGTAAAGGGCGAAAAATTGGTTTACAATCCGGGACATCCGCGCGCCGATGAAAACGGCTACGTTCGCATGCCTAATGTGAATATTGTGGAAGAGATGGTCGATTTGATTTCCTCTTCCCGCGCTTACGAAGCCAATACCACCGTGCTGAATGCCGCCAAACGAATGGCTAAAAATGCACTTAACATTTAG
- a CDS encoding protein-glutamate methylesterase/protein-glutamine glutaminase codes for MTTARVLIVDDSALSRQILRRGLQEDPQIEVLAVASDPLKAASLIKKYNPNVLTLDVEMPGMNGIEFLKRLMASHPLPVVMVSSQTEKNSRITLEALALGAVDFILKPHKNIRNGLNLMMAELREKVKWAARSRISPPIKKNPKSTINTIEPKRSLTRTDHVIAVGASTGGIMAIRRLLCALPAESPGVLIVQHLPPPFTSMFARRLDEQCEIRVKEARTGARVEPGLALIAPGDYHMQLVRFGLEYRVICRKGAPVNGHRPSVDVLFRSVARHAGARAIGVLLTGMGNDGAEALLQMRRAGARTVAQDRKSSVVFGMPREAFARGGAERLADINQIPEIINAYLNGTL; via the coding sequence ATGACCACAGCACGCGTCCTGATTGTCGATGATTCGGCGTTAAGCCGCCAGATTTTGCGCAGGGGATTGCAGGAAGATCCGCAAATCGAAGTGCTGGCTGTGGCTTCCGATCCTTTGAAGGCGGCGTCCTTAATCAAAAAGTACAATCCCAATGTTCTGACCCTGGATGTGGAAATGCCGGGCATGAACGGCATTGAATTCTTAAAGAGACTGATGGCCAGTCATCCCCTGCCAGTGGTGATGGTTAGCTCTCAAACAGAGAAAAATTCCAGAATAACCCTGGAAGCGCTGGCTCTGGGTGCGGTAGATTTCATTTTAAAACCACATAAGAACATCAGAAATGGTTTAAATTTAATGATGGCGGAATTGCGGGAAAAAGTAAAATGGGCGGCGCGCTCCCGAATATCCCCGCCGATTAAAAAAAATCCGAAGTCAACGATTAATACAATAGAGCCGAAGCGTTCTTTGACAAGAACGGATCATGTCATTGCCGTGGGCGCTTCGACCGGCGGCATTATGGCCATACGCCGGCTTTTGTGCGCTCTGCCGGCGGAGTCCCCGGGCGTGTTGATTGTACAACATTTGCCGCCGCCTTTTACTTCCATGTTTGCCAGGCGGTTGGATGAGCAATGTGAAATTCGCGTAAAAGAGGCGCGAACAGGAGCGCGCGTGGAGCCGGGATTGGCGCTGATCGCCCCGGGCGATTACCACATGCAGCTGGTGCGTTTCGGCCTGGAATATCGTGTCATCTGTCGCAAAGGCGCGCCGGTGAACGGGCATCGGCCTTCTGTGGATGTGCTCTTTCGTTCTGTGGCCAGGCATGCCGGCGCCAGAGCCATCGGTGTGTTGCTGACCGGCATGGGCAACGACGGCGCCGAGGCCCTGCTACAAATGCGACGCGCCGGGGCGCGCACAGTGGCCCAGGACCGGAAGTCGTCCGTTGTGTTTGGAATGCCGCGCGAAGCTTTTGCCCGGGGAGGAGCGGAGCGTCTGGCAGATATCAATCAAATCCCGGAAATCATTAACGCCTATCTGAACGGAACTCTGTGA
- the fliE gene encoding flagellar hook-basal body complex protein FliE, protein MMAGIDKLQSVNIRELQGRSTASVEKQTAKQTGEVKSFGETISEFVQAVNDAQKDAAQEVSDVIQGRSQNLHQAMTTIEEARLSFQLMLEVRNKLLEGYQELSRMQV, encoded by the coding sequence ATGATGGCAGGAATCGACAAATTGCAAAGCGTTAACATCCGTGAACTGCAGGGACGCAGTACCGCCTCTGTAGAAAAACAGACGGCAAAACAAACGGGCGAAGTTAAAAGCTTTGGCGAAACCATTAGCGAGTTTGTACAGGCCGTCAATGATGCGCAAAAAGATGCGGCGCAGGAAGTGAGCGATGTGATTCAGGGAAGATCGCAAAATCTGCATCAGGCCATGACGACCATCGAAGAAGCCCGCCTGAGTTTTCAGCTAATGCTCGAAGTACGCAATAAATTATTGGAAGGCTATCAGGAACTCTCACGCATGCAGGTGTGA
- a CDS encoding chemotaxis protein CheD has product MAQLICGVGDIVISNRPEDSIKTFALGSCVAVIFYAPELKIAGMAHVALPDSTVNVRKAEQKPGYFADTAISHLIRKLKGMGIKKNGQIWIKLAGGANMLDRNGQFSIGKRNVLAIRKHLWRFKLGAIAEDVGFNYSRTVSVCVNNGKIVITSPGRSPKVL; this is encoded by the coding sequence ATGGCCCAGTTGATTTGCGGCGTGGGAGATATTGTGATATCGAACCGGCCTGAAGACAGCATTAAAACCTTTGCTCTGGGCTCGTGTGTGGCGGTTATTTTTTATGCGCCAGAATTGAAAATTGCCGGTATGGCGCATGTGGCCTTGCCAGATTCAACCGTCAACGTCCGCAAGGCCGAACAAAAGCCCGGATATTTTGCGGATACCGCCATCAGTCACTTAATCCGAAAATTAAAAGGCATGGGAATCAAAAAGAACGGCCAGATATGGATTAAATTGGCAGGCGGAGCCAATATGCTGGACCGCAACGGTCAATTCAGTATTGGTAAAAGAAATGTGCTGGCCATTAGAAAACACCTGTGGCGATTTAAGCTGGGCGCCATTGCCGAAGATGTTGGATTCAATTACAGCCGAACGGTGAGTGTATGCGTGAACAATGGGAAAATTGTCATCACCTCGCCGGGACGCTCCCCAAAAGTTTTGTAA
- a CDS encoding DUF3418 domain-containing protein: MGGAKGLDQLMSRIEQLKKSLKTDDEVVTVVSDVLIFIEDLIPLMLEGNAFMRDTANKVPSAADNLTRINQTTEMATKEVLDRLERIMEQLESLKKDIIKEKDTLQNVKTVDDIQEEIHQIFYAFQFQDITSQQLEYVKRILKAINEKFMELFNSSIRLKGNTIFGKNIIEAIENETKKKLSDDVLTDTKDFVRQNEITQESIDKYFK, from the coding sequence ATGGGAGGAGCTAAAGGATTGGACCAGCTAATGTCAAGGATCGAACAATTAAAAAAATCTTTGAAAACGGATGATGAGGTTGTTACTGTTGTCAGCGATGTGTTGATATTTATCGAGGACCTGATTCCCTTAATGTTGGAAGGCAACGCCTTCATGCGCGATACGGCCAATAAAGTGCCTTCGGCAGCGGACAATTTAACCAGAATAAACCAGACAACAGAGATGGCAACCAAAGAAGTCCTGGATCGCCTCGAACGCATTATGGAACAATTAGAGTCACTTAAGAAAGATATCATTAAAGAAAAAGACACACTGCAAAATGTTAAAACCGTCGATGATATTCAGGAAGAAATCCACCAGATATTTTATGCTTTCCAGTTTCAGGATATTACCAGCCAGCAGCTGGAATATGTAAAGCGCATTTTAAAAGCCATCAACGAAAAATTTATGGAGCTGTTTAATTCATCGATACGCCTTAAGGGAAATACGATCTTTGGTAAAAACATCATAGAGGCCATCGAAAACGAAACAAAAAAGAAACTAAGCGATGATGTTTTAACCGATACGAAAGATTTTGTCAGACAAAATGAAATTACACAGGAATCGATCGATAAATATTTCAAATGA
- a CDS encoding DUF342 domain-containing protein encodes MEKIRITISKDELKAFLTIPIKGALFPSREEILFGLRTAGIKQGVKLETLDEIARRKEPVYEALIAEGKPPVKGKDAQLVWEIPLKGHGDATKAEKDETARIDFKKALHFVPVQKHQVLARKIPAESGQNGLTVTGKEIPSWGRDIALPAGKNTEISEDGLELRAAITGSAYLQNGKVHVDKVLHIKGDVNYGTGNIKFTGPVIIEGDVRSGFKVEARDSIVINGNVEAAHIYSQQGDVTVKYGVVGKKRAKILAAGNFTCGFVQDATVGVRGDVMVSHYLINCNVSAGGRVIVKGKEGQIRGGSITSEKGIHAVTVGSDRNIYTELKIFSLAQNSSQKKLWELSRMRTDMALRLSTLEKRLKFLEIIKKQVKTISEEKIAEMEFIANEIKRLKARLMQLDDEEIVLQKEAAKERMLKEVVVEGSLFPNVHIDINGLGFHSDETLRSVKIYRFKDELIVESLKGTEDLNYDIFVPGSKT; translated from the coding sequence GTGGAAAAAATTAGAATCACGATCAGCAAAGATGAACTTAAAGCCTTTTTAACCATCCCCATCAAGGGCGCACTGTTTCCTTCGCGAGAAGAAATTTTATTCGGATTACGAACGGCCGGCATTAAACAAGGCGTAAAGCTCGAAACGCTGGATGAAATTGCCCGGCGCAAGGAACCGGTGTACGAAGCGTTAATTGCCGAGGGAAAACCGCCTGTTAAAGGCAAAGACGCACAGCTGGTGTGGGAAATTCCTCTTAAAGGCCATGGGGACGCAACAAAAGCGGAAAAAGACGAAACAGCGCGCATCGATTTTAAAAAGGCTTTACACTTTGTTCCGGTGCAAAAACACCAGGTTCTGGCCCGTAAAATACCGGCAGAAAGCGGACAAAATGGCCTGACGGTTACGGGGAAAGAAATTCCCTCCTGGGGCAGAGACATAGCCCTGCCAGCCGGCAAGAACACTGAGATTTCGGAAGACGGATTGGAATTGCGCGCCGCCATTACGGGGTCCGCTTATTTACAAAATGGTAAGGTGCATGTCGATAAAGTGTTGCACATCAAAGGCGATGTGAACTACGGCACCGGCAATATTAAGTTTACCGGCCCTGTTATCATCGAGGGCGACGTTCGTTCCGGATTTAAAGTAGAGGCGCGGGACTCCATCGTTATTAACGGCAATGTGGAAGCCGCCCATATTTATTCCCAGCAGGGTGATGTTACCGTTAAATACGGGGTAGTGGGGAAAAAACGGGCAAAAATATTAGCGGCCGGCAATTTTACCTGCGGTTTTGTGCAGGATGCCACCGTGGGCGTGCGCGGCGACGTCATGGTTTCGCACTATCTTATTAATTGCAATGTTTCGGCTGGCGGCAGAGTGATCGTTAAAGGAAAGGAAGGACAGATCCGCGGAGGAAGCATAACTTCGGAAAAAGGCATTCACGCCGTAACGGTCGGTTCGGATCGCAATATTTACACAGAACTGAAGATTTTTTCTCTGGCGCAAAACAGTTCGCAAAAAAAATTGTGGGAATTAAGCCGCATGCGTACCGACATGGCTCTGCGCCTTTCCACCCTGGAAAAACGACTGAAATTTCTGGAAATCATTAAAAAACAGGTTAAAACCATTTCCGAAGAAAAAATAGCGGAAATGGAATTTATTGCAAACGAAATTAAACGACTCAAGGCCCGCCTCATGCAGCTGGACGACGAGGAGATCGTACTGCAAAAGGAGGCCGCCAAAGAACGGATGTTAAAGGAGGTTGTTGTTGAGGGCAGTCTCTTTCCCAATGTCCATATCGATATCAATGGCCTGGGTTTTCATTCGGACGAAACATTGAGGAGCGTTAAAATATACCGTTTTAAAGATGAATTAATCGTCGAATCGTTAAAAGGGACGGAAGACCTGAATTACGATATTTTTGTTCCCGGAAGTAAAACTTAA
- a CDS encoding response regulator: protein MVKILIVDDSATARILIKKSIEICGLEDAEFFEAASGKEALDVLQRQEIDIVFSDLNMPEMDGVTLLKKIKASPALNHLPVVIITSLKNQASEKALLQEHARAVLGKPLKFTEVYQTLHDVLQFA from the coding sequence ATGGTTAAAATACTTATCGTGGATGATTCTGCGACGGCACGGATTCTCATCAAAAAAAGCATCGAAATATGCGGCCTGGAAGATGCCGAGTTTTTTGAGGCCGCAAGCGGCAAAGAGGCTTTAGATGTACTACAAAGGCAGGAGATAGATATTGTCTTTAGCGATTTGAATATGCCTGAAATGGACGGCGTTACCCTGCTTAAAAAAATTAAGGCCTCGCCCGCTTTAAATCACCTGCCGGTGGTTATTATCACCAGTCTAAAAAATCAGGCCAGTGAAAAAGCGCTTCTGCAGGAGCATGCGCGCGCCGTGCTCGGCAAACCGTTGAAATTTACAGAAGTTTATCAGACGCTGCACGATGTTTTGCAATTTGCCTGA
- a CDS encoding response regulator, with protein sequence MFNEKTILIVDDDPAILEMISEGLVEHQFRVITASGPEEALDKVKTASLGLALLDLDLGYQKMNGIDLGIRLLEQFPELIIVIMTGYHNIKYAIQAMREFSFHYMIKPFRIDQIISLFERASYELQLKTENQRLKEEIQMLQEEVHRLKKILKEIRPEEANLSVAAREKELRNKIKNKQALNSYQRQKG encoded by the coding sequence GTGTTTAATGAAAAAACAATATTAATCGTAGATGATGACCCGGCCATTTTAGAGATGATCTCTGAAGGACTGGTAGAACACCAATTTCGCGTGATTACCGCCTCCGGCCCTGAAGAGGCGCTTGATAAAGTGAAAACCGCTTCGCTGGGCCTGGCTCTTTTAGACCTTGATCTCGGCTATCAAAAAATGAACGGCATCGATCTGGGCATCCGGCTGCTCGAACAATTTCCTGAGTTGATCATTGTCATAATGACCGGTTACCACAACATCAAATACGCCATTCAGGCCATGCGTGAATTTTCGTTTCATTATATGATTAAACCTTTTCGGATCGATCAGATTATCTCTCTTTTTGAGCGCGCTTCTTACGAACTGCAGCTCAAAACGGAAAATCAGCGTCTGAAAGAAGAGATACAAATGTTGCAGGAAGAAGTGCATCGACTAAAAAAAATTCTGAAAGAGATCCGGCCCGAAGAGGCGAATTTATCGGTAGCGGCCAGAGAAAAAGAACTACGCAATAAAATTAAAAATAAACAGGCCTTAAATTCCTACCAGCGGCAAAAGGGATAG
- the flgB gene encoding flagellar basal body rod protein FlgB — MRIFELQNLNLLKKSLDVYTRQHEAIAKNIANANNPNYKRVNTDFSSELKARLEGVLKTEKAGHIAMPTQVHSKLSEKDAAQKEVDLTREMGALAENQIRFEFASKVLAGNYRLLSQSITGRSQ, encoded by the coding sequence ATGAGAATATTTGAATTACAAAATTTGAATCTTTTAAAGAAGTCTTTAGACGTGTACACCAGGCAGCATGAGGCCATCGCCAAAAACATTGCCAATGCCAACAACCCTAATTACAAAAGGGTCAATACAGATTTTTCTTCGGAGCTTAAAGCGCGATTAGAGGGCGTTTTAAAAACAGAAAAAGCGGGTCACATTGCCATGCCAACCCAGGTACACAGTAAGTTAAGCGAAAAAGACGCAGCGCAGAAAGAGGTGGATTTAACCAGAGAAATGGGTGCGCTGGCAGAAAATCAGATTCGCTTTGAATTTGCAAGCAAAGTACTGGCCGGGAATTACCGTTTGTTGAGTCAAAGCATAACCGGTAGGTCTCAATAG
- a CDS encoding chemotaxis protein CheX: MRQETVEMALEKAIAEASEHLFFQELMEVRMQRPAESFSPGDYLVLIKVSEPLKGILVLIYERHFAPQLVTEVIGDIVDDDNAVTDGLKEISNTIAGNLMANMVPDTPFKIGLPSCCHIFHVNDLPVEYVLNFYFDETRIGAFWIME; this comes from the coding sequence ATGCGGCAAGAAACAGTAGAAATGGCGCTGGAAAAAGCCATCGCCGAGGCTTCAGAACACCTTTTCTTTCAGGAACTGATGGAAGTTCGCATGCAACGTCCGGCAGAGAGCTTTTCGCCGGGCGATTATCTGGTACTCATCAAAGTTTCAGAACCACTTAAAGGCATACTGGTATTAATTTATGAACGGCATTTTGCCCCTCAACTGGTAACCGAAGTGATTGGCGATATTGTGGATGACGACAATGCGGTGACTGACGGCTTAAAAGAAATCAGCAATACCATTGCCGGAAATCTGATGGCCAATATGGTTCCGGACACGCCCTTTAAAATCGGTTTGCCGAGCTGCTGTCATATCTTTCATGTTAATGATCTACCGGTGGAGTACGTTTTAAACTTTTACTTCGACGAGACCAGAATAGGCGCTTTTTGGATAATGGAATAA